In one window of Leptospira andrefontaineae DNA:
- a CDS encoding LIC10920 family plasminogen-binding lipoprotein, translating to MNPSIHLSLHSPQTYLVFFLFCFLSCENRDADKVSLTVFGDGVAFNIDGELDMDKTASCGTATPYSSSSTSTTTTSTTSTSTTNLYTVITRLYFKTGEYLYLKFLYDATQNQGSIDSTQGFSYSGGIGTSAVVSNYGKIYWGGSGVPVDTSVSSSQALSYLTVDLDLVGTAVSSGSVALSLTQCYTVDNINCTSATSTSMCYTQDGETCYNTQNVSGPSVSIKGEVNCTSSTISSGSSSSTSTTQ from the coding sequence TTGAATCCTTCTATCCATTTGAGCTTACATAGTCCGCAAACCTATCTAGTATTTTTCTTATTTTGTTTTTTATCCTGCGAGAATCGAGATGCGGATAAAGTAAGTTTAACCGTTTTTGGGGACGGGGTTGCATTCAATATCGATGGGGAATTGGACATGGACAAGACCGCAAGTTGCGGAACTGCAACTCCTTATAGTTCTTCCAGCACGAGTACGACTACAACCAGTACGACAAGCACAAGCACTACGAACTTATATACAGTGATCACCAGATTATATTTTAAGACCGGAGAATATCTCTATCTCAAGTTCTTATACGATGCTACCCAGAACCAAGGATCAATCGATTCCACCCAAGGGTTTTCTTATTCAGGAGGAATAGGCACATCTGCAGTGGTTTCCAACTATGGAAAAATTTATTGGGGAGGAAGTGGTGTTCCTGTGGATACAAGTGTTTCCAGTTCTCAGGCTCTTTCTTATCTCACTGTGGATTTAGATCTGGTCGGCACAGCAGTCTCGAGCGGAAGTGTAGCTCTTTCTCTCACTCAATGTTATACGGTGGATAATATCAATTGTACTTCTGCAACTTCTACAAGTATGTGTTATACACAAGATGGGGAAACTTGCTATAATACGCAGAATGTTTCAGGTCCTTCTGTAAGTATAAAAGGAGAAGTGAATTGTACAAGTAGTACAATTTCTTCAGGAAGTTCTTCTAGCACTAGTACCACACAATAA
- a CDS encoding substrate-binding periplasmic protein encodes MVFRIFGLLFSFLILSPAFAQGISNSRLDEIQKRGELRVTGNRNFDPFYISDPKEGFPGFDAELGKKYAEFLGVKYTFTNRPEFEDYAEAIKSGEADIAFSGLSSTLERSKKGSFSSPYLVSTTGALVNKNALPPPPEGNIISTVYFRSVKDLDSVSGLSFSVRAFSASHEYLLSIFPNSRIFTYGSMESAWNSVKEGQANCFVGDSLYIKGLLLKQRSILSNFRALIEPVQENHVSALLPKGDIYFSRNFEFFLSELKRTGELKSLEDKYFNRNDWVK; translated from the coding sequence ATGGTGTTTCGAATATTCGGACTTCTATTTTCTTTTTTGATCCTTTCTCCTGCGTTCGCTCAAGGTATCTCAAATTCCCGCTTGGATGAGATCCAAAAAAGGGGAGAATTGAGAGTCACTGGAAACCGTAACTTCGACCCTTTCTATATCTCCGATCCAAAGGAAGGATTTCCCGGATTCGATGCGGAACTCGGAAAAAAATACGCAGAGTTCTTGGGAGTAAAATACACATTCACAAACCGTCCGGAATTTGAGGATTACGCCGAAGCAATCAAGAGCGGAGAAGCAGATATTGCATTTTCCGGTTTAAGTTCTACATTAGAAAGATCTAAAAAAGGAAGTTTCAGTTCTCCTTATTTAGTTTCTACTACTGGTGCATTGGTGAATAAGAATGCACTTCCTCCTCCTCCGGAAGGAAATATTATCTCTACCGTATATTTCAGAAGTGTAAAAGACTTGGATAGCGTAAGCGGGCTTAGCTTTTCGGTTAGAGCATTTTCTGCCAGCCATGAATATCTCTTAAGTATTTTTCCTAATTCCAGAATATTCACTTACGGTTCTATGGAAAGCGCTTGGAATTCAGTGAAAGAAGGGCAAGCAAATTGTTTTGTGGGAGATTCTCTTTATATCAAGGGTTTGCTTCTCAAACAAAGAAGTATTTTATCCAATTTCAGAGCACTCATAGAACCTGTTCAGGAAAACCATGTGAGCGCTTTACTTCCTAAGGGTGATATTTACTTCTCCCGTAACTTTGAATTTTTTCTGTCGGAACTCAAACGTACAGGAGAATTAAAAAGTTTAGAGGATAAGTATTTTAACAGAAACGACTGGGTGAAATAA